The proteins below are encoded in one region of Sander lucioperca isolate FBNREF2018 chromosome 11, SLUC_FBN_1.2, whole genome shotgun sequence:
- the LOC116037159 gene encoding C-type mannose receptor 2-like, with the protein MMLEQTNFWGKHNKTGKTFHISEDTNKKTWLEAQSYCRDNHTDLISGVNQLKDFKTQYPNDANRIFWIGLFRDCWSWSDGSSFSFRSWDEHEPKDNNNNDESKKKCAMTTSNGKWSSDDCDERKPFFCYNDSVILIKENMTWVDALYYCRDHYRDLVSITNQGEQLWVQERAKTASTPYVWLGLRYTCTLDFWFWVTDETVLYKNWGPGQSGDDCNLSGAMDREGTHQWVKMIDDNYKFNFICSK; encoded by the exons atgatgctggaacaaaccaaCTTCTGGGGGA AACACAACAAGACCGGCAAAACATTTCATATCAGTGAAGATACGAATAAGAAGACCTGGCTAGAGGCTCAGAGCTACTGCAGAGATAATCACACTGACCTGATCAGTGGAGTCAACCAGCTGAAAGACTTCAAGACACAGTACCCAAATGATGCAAACCGAATTTTCTGGATCGGCCTGTTCAGAGACTGCTGGAGTTGGTCAGATGGGAGCAGTTTCTCTTTCAGATCCTGGGATGAACATGAACCTaaggataataataataatgatgaatcTAAGAAGAAATGTGCTATGACTACGTCAAATGGAAAATGGAGCTCTGATGACTGTGATGAAAGAAAACCCTTCTTCTGCTACAACG ATTCAGTGATCCTGATCAAGGAGAACATGACCTGGGTGGACGCGTTATACTACTGCAGAGATCACTATCGTGATCTTGTCTCCATCACCAACCAGGGCGAGCAGCTCTGGGTCCAGGAGAGAGCCAAGACGGCCTCCACTCCCTACGTGTGGCTGGGACTGCGCTACACCTGCACTCTGGACTTCTGGTTCTGGGTCACTGACGAGACGGTCCTCTACAAGAACTGGGGCCCCGGCCAGTCTGGGGACGACTGCAACTTGTCTGGAGCCATGGACAGAGAGGGAACGCACCAGTGGGTCAAAATGATCGACGACAACTACAAGTTTAATTTCATCTGTTCCAAGTAA
- the LOC116037160 gene encoding L-selectin-like, with product MVKMQWSLLVLIVMGQCSSIGGQLCDYHFIGENMTWKEAKDYCKGNHTDLATVSNQTDMKRLHDSATAKFPQYQGGAWIGLQENTPNIVWHWSLPGVEFNETE from the exons GGTGAAGATGCAGTGGAGTCTGTTGGTGTTGATTGTGATGG GTCAGTGTTCCTCCATTGGGGGTCAGCTGTGTGACTACCACTTCATTGGAGAGAATATGACGTGGAAAGAAGCCAAGGATTATTGCAAAGGGAACCACACTGACCTGGCCACAGTGTCTAACCAGACAGACATGAAGAGACTCCATGACTCTGCGACTGCAAAGTTTCCACAGTATCAAGGCGGAGCCTGGATTGGGCTGCaagaaaacacaccaaacattGTGTGGCACTGGTCTCTGCCAGGGGTGGAGTTCAAcgagacagagtga